A DNA window from Setaria viridis chromosome 2, Setaria_viridis_v4.0, whole genome shotgun sequence contains the following coding sequences:
- the LOC117846474 gene encoding ribonuclease 1 has product MASRIALLCLLGLLVASPAIADSGIYYQLELMWPGAYCEQSSAGCCKPTTSAKPARDFFISGFTVYNATTDAPVNRCSNKAPFDPNEITDIPGLKQYWSNIKCPSNNGQGGWKNAWKMSGACSGLKEKDFFEKALEFRSRLNPLVRLQKNGIQPDFELYSLKKIKKVFQSGINATPLVQCSMGPFNKYMLYKLYFCATEQGTFIDCPVAPKYTCSAEILFHPFKRWMLQQLQGEDAEFAAAADGDDQDAFVLPGVAMDI; this is encoded by the exons ATGGCGTCCAGGATCGCACTCCTGTGCCTTCTTGGCTTGCTGGTAGCATCACCTGCTATTGCTGACTCCGGCATCTACTACCAGCTTGAATTGATG TGGCCAGGGGCGTACTGCGAGCAGAGCAGCGCCGGATGCTGCAAGCCGACGACCAGCGCCAAGCCGGCGCGCGACTTCTTCATCTCGGGCTTCACCGTCTACAACGCAACGACCGACGCTCCGGTGAACCGCTGCAGCAACAAAGCTCCTTTCGACCCTAACGAG ATTACGGACATCCCAGGCCTGAAGCAGTACTGGAGCAACATCAAGTGCCCCAGCAACAACGGCCAGGGCGGCTGGAAGAACGCCTGGAAGATGTCCGGCGCCTGCTCCGGCCTCAAGGAGAAGGACTTCTTCGAGAAAGCCCTCGAGTTCCGCAGCCGGCTCAACCCTCTCGTTCGCCTCCAGAAAAACG GTATCCAGCCGGACTTCGAGCTGTACAGCTTGAAGAAGATCAAGAAGGTGTTCCAGTCGGGCATCAACGCGACGCCGCTGGTCCAGTGCAGCATGGGCCCCTTCAACAAGTACATGCTGTACAAGCTCTACTTCTGCGCGACGGAGCAGGGCACGTTCATCGACTGCCCCGTGGCGCCCAAGTACACCTGCTCGGCGGAGATCCTCTTCCACCCTTTCAAGAGGTGGATGCTCCAGCAGCTCCAGGGGGAGGACGCCGAGtttgccgccgcggccgacggcgacgaccaGGACGCCTTCGTGCTGCCCGGCGTGGCCATGGATATATAA